The following proteins are co-located in the Triticum aestivum cultivar Chinese Spring chromosome 1A, IWGSC CS RefSeq v2.1, whole genome shotgun sequence genome:
- the LOC123113960 gene encoding uncharacterized protein — translation MSLQTDHGTAAVEALHQEDNSEGTTDGAPTDEYDPWEPPHPPPHPSLADLTCPIQHMRQYMLQLQRFLADARATNIIAPDRTHKETLIKYYGIYDRLSPVLQKDSVPLFLRIFEKYRECFVSGFVIIPQTLDLIILENALRCANLVLEGKSPKLCGVRANPNYMTSFGYFPLHQAAESFSVEMVELLFRYGASANQRTSGNKIIEGLLPLHVAIENTCQHKYLEDNLLVDENYRKGNFGYIYKLIHLLCLPEMKIFLDTTRLLAAHTDNVVDELWKYMEHGKIVPAAILLLAAQRRFRKLNGFDMIKNRIDDSIFSLIREGCGLQIGKNTKAAKQRKEKEVRFYNALFLVRIILKAGEALDAHIQTHSENNMQASHHEVHGKVSAVLKSYDVGPLGKDICIEDLQWFDFFMPCASMVAISCICRRLLNNILILYFICS, via the exons ATGTCACTGCAAACGGACCACGGAACTGCAGCAGTGGAAGCTCTTCATCAAGAAGATAATAGTGAAGGTACCACTGATGGAGCGCCCACGGACGAGTATGACCCGTGGGAacctccccatcctcctcctcaccCCTCATTAGCTGACTTGACGTGTCCTATTCAACATATGAGGCAG TACATGCTTCAACTGCAGCGTTTCCTTGCTGATGCCAGAGCTACCAATATAATCGCCCCAGACCGCACTCACAAG GAAACGCTCATAAAATATTATGGCATATACGATCGTTTGTCGCCAGTCCTCCAAAAGGATAGTGTTCCACTCTTCCTCCGCATCTTCGAGAAGTACAGGGAGTGCTTTGTTTCTGGTTTTGTCATCATTCCACAAACCCTTGACTTAATTATTCTAGAGAATGCCCTGCGTTGTGCTAATCTTGTTTTGGAGGGGAAGTCACCTAAGCTCTGCGGAGTACGTGCCAACCCCAACTACATGACCAGCTTTGGGTACTTCCCCCTCCACCAAGCTGCAGAGTCATTCTCCGTCGAAATGGTTGAGTTACTGTTCCGGTATGGTGCATCGGCCAATCAGCGCACCTCGGGTAATAAAATCATCGAGGGCCTCCTCCCACTCCATGTTGCCATCGAGAACACTTGCCAGCACAAGTATCTGGAGGACAACCTATTAGTTGACGAGAACTACAGGAAGGGGAATTTTGGGTACATCTACAAGCTCATACATCTGCTTTGCCTGCCTGAGATG AAGATCTTCTTGGACACCACTAGATTGCTTGCAGCTCACACTGATAATGTAGTCGATGAGCTCTGGAAGTACATGGAGCATGGGAAGATTGTCCCTGCAGCTATTCTTCTCCTTGCAGCTCAAAGGCGATTTCGTAAGCTCAATGGTTTTGATATGATCAAGAACCGTATTGATGATTCTATATTCTCCCTGATAAGGGAGGGGTGTGGATTGCAAATTGGTAAAAATACCAAGGCAGCAAAGCAGCGGAAGGAGAAGGAAGTACGTTTCTATAATGCGTTGTTCCTTGTTAGGATAATTCTGAAAGCTGGTGAAGCTCTTGATGCACATATTCAAACTCATTCAGAG AATAATATGCAGGCATCTCATCACGAGGTCCATGGAAAAGTTTCAGCAGTTCTCAaaagttatgatgttggtcctctCGGAAAAGATATTTGCATTGAAGACCTTCAATGGTTCGATTTTTTCATGCCTTGTGCTTCTATGGTTGCTATATCTTGTATCTGTAGACGATTACTTAACAATATTTTGATTCTTTATTTCATATGCTCTTGA
- the LOC123089416 gene encoding uncharacterized protein, with the protein MPSTPSMAPDPLNNASNSYYMLLRVLFFRLVLGLQVESSLSMEIIAFWLWLQQGNGQVHYLQHIYSLGDNHFRAIVSSAKRFLEVLHFAFDGSEARSIPRSDFQNQAVEGISLYLNTICYEALEDLRERIEMNFVRNQMPYLRQEAYGQSRTNRVPAASSMTDLYLEAYGESSHEQIPNILMTDLYQEAYGESSHEQIPNISMTDLYQEAYGESSHEQIPNSSKHLLTKIKGLYANTPKHHGEGTSSRNIHVQTSQMHHGECSSSRNIHAQTSHVLRHDYQSTSRLAALLDKLSLRENHNDTITQQLSDIPPDERTLFVTFSNGYPLTKDELHEFFMRHYGDIEEISVEEPVESRPPLYAHVTFYSQMTLFRVLDGNRRVKFMTRGKHLWARQYVPKKKKTDV; encoded by the exons ATGCCTTCCACACCTTCCATGGCACCAGATCCACTGAATAATGCTTCAAATTCTTACTATATGCTACTTCGAGTGTTGTTCTTTCGTTTGGTCCTTGGTCTTCAAGTTGAGTCTTCCCTTTCCATGGAGATAATTGCCTTTTGGTTGTGGCTCCAACAAGGGAATGGCCAAGTTCATTACCTTCAGCACATATACTCTCTTGGCGACAACCATTTTCGCGCAATTGTTTCTTCTGCAAAACGTTTTCTAGAAGTTCTCCATTTTGCGTTCGATGGTTCAGAGGCCAGATCTATACCAAGAAGTGACTTTCAGAACCAAGCTGTTGAAGGAATTTCTCTCTACCTCAATACTATCTGTTATGAGGCCTTAGAAGATCTTAGAGAAAGGATAGAGATGAATTTTGTCCGTAATCAGATGCCATACCTGCGCCAAGAAGCCTATGGACAGTCCAGGACTAATCGGGTTCCTGCTGCAAGCTCG ATGACGGATCTATACCTAGAGGCCTATGGAGAATCATCGCATGAACAGATTCCTAATATCTTA ATGACAGATCTATACCAAGAGGCCTATGGAGAATCATCGCATGAACAGATTCCTAATATCTCA ATGACAGATCTATACCAAGAGGCCTATGGAGAATCATCGCATGAACAGATTCCTAATAGCTCG AAACACCTTCTTACCAAGATCAAGGGTTTGTATGCTAACACTCCGAAGCATCATGGAGAAGGCACAAGTTCTAGAAATATCCATGTTCAAACAAGTCAAATGCATCATGGAGAATGCTCAAGTTCAAGAAACATCCATGCTCAAACAAGTCATGTGCTCCGCCATGACTATCAGTCCACCTCCCGTTTAGCGGCATTGCTGGATAAGTTGAGCTTAAGAGAGAACCATAATGATACA ATCACGCAACAACTATCTGATATTCCACCTGATGAGAGAACTTTGTTCGTGACATTTTCCAATGGCTACCCACTGACCAAAGATGAACTACATGAATTTTTTATGAG GCACTATGGAGATATTGAAGAAATAAGTGTAGAGGAGCCAGTCGAAAGTAGGCCACCACTTTACGCACACGTTACATTTTACTCGCAGATGACACTATTCCGTGTTCTTGATGGGAACAGGAGAGTCAAGTTCATGACCAGGGGAAAACATCTATGGGCTCGACAGTATGTgccaaagaagaagaaaactgaTGTCTGA